One genomic window of Paenibacillus xylanilyticus includes the following:
- a CDS encoding M14 family metallopeptidase — MELQWIIVQSGDTLSRIASAHHMTRALLAALNPEAAAQPYLLAGQMLRILPGTGRRYAVQPGENVGWIAERFGLNEKELRDANPEFANVEDWCGRCIHIPDSNGKTIVRLQGEYGYRELSRDVALLEKQYPFISTGTIGASVMGKAIPYVKIGEGSRHIHVNASVHANEWLTSAVIMRFVEEYARAYTDSVPWQQFRTEHWMQETTLWVVPMVNPDGVELVQEGVVNRHPHAKQLLAWNAGRPHFTHWKANIRGVDLNDQFPAHWEEEAARRGITSPGPRDYAGKAPLSEPEAKALAEWTEQHNFAAVVSLHSQGQEIYWNYRDLEPRESAPLSRRLARASGYKAVKLGGSDAGYKDWFIQQFRKPGFTVEVGLGVNPLPVEQFDDICVEVGLLLAELLSDGETGTEVLS; from the coding sequence ATCCCGCATTGCTTCTGCGCACCACATGACGAGGGCGTTGCTGGCTGCCCTGAACCCGGAGGCAGCGGCACAGCCCTACTTGCTTGCTGGACAGATGCTGCGAATCCTGCCGGGAACCGGTCGCAGATATGCTGTTCAGCCTGGGGAAAACGTGGGGTGGATCGCAGAACGTTTTGGCCTGAATGAAAAAGAGCTGCGTGACGCCAATCCTGAGTTTGCGAACGTTGAGGATTGGTGTGGGCGATGCATTCATATTCCGGATTCAAATGGAAAAACTATTGTCAGGTTACAGGGTGAATACGGTTACCGTGAATTGAGCCGGGATGTCGCTTTGCTTGAGAAGCAATATCCGTTCATCTCCACAGGTACAATCGGTGCAAGCGTGATGGGGAAGGCTATACCTTACGTAAAGATTGGCGAAGGATCGCGCCATATTCACGTTAATGCGTCCGTTCATGCCAATGAATGGCTTACGAGTGCGGTAATCATGCGTTTTGTTGAAGAATATGCGAGGGCATACACTGACAGCGTGCCTTGGCAACAATTCAGGACAGAGCATTGGATGCAGGAAACGACGTTATGGGTCGTGCCTATGGTCAATCCCGATGGAGTGGAGCTCGTCCAGGAGGGTGTTGTAAATAGACATCCACATGCCAAGCAGCTGCTTGCATGGAATGCCGGTCGTCCGCATTTTACCCATTGGAAAGCCAATATTAGAGGGGTTGATCTGAACGATCAATTTCCGGCTCACTGGGAGGAAGAGGCAGCGCGGAGAGGCATTACATCACCAGGTCCCCGAGATTATGCGGGCAAGGCACCGTTATCAGAGCCAGAAGCAAAGGCACTTGCGGAGTGGACAGAACAACACAACTTCGCTGCTGTCGTTTCCCTGCACAGTCAGGGGCAAGAGATCTATTGGAATTACCGTGATTTAGAGCCCCGAGAGAGTGCGCCGTTATCGCGCAGGTTGGCACGGGCCTCGGGTTACAAAGCCGTTAAATTAGGTGGAAGCGATGCGGGATACAAGGACTGGTTCATTCAACAGTTTCGGAAGCCGGGCTTCACGGTGGAAGTCGGACTTGGCGTTAACCCATTACCTGTTGAACAGTTTGATGATATCTGCGTCGAGGTAGGTCTGCTGCTGGCTGAGCTGCTGTCAGATGGGGAGACCGGAACCGAAGTCCTGTCATGA
- a CDS encoding heme biosynthesis protein HemY — MNCKITRNAAKVLKLELDKPENEGKKLRVVITHAHGDHAHYGLDLDTPKENDTVVSTDKEIDVILENDQPLLDGVKIDYLYLPQEGFVITNPSKGNHGDH; from the coding sequence ATGAACTGCAAAATTACTCGTAATGCTGCCAAAGTATTGAAATTGGAGCTGGACAAGCCTGAAAACGAAGGAAAAAAACTTCGTGTAGTTATCACGCATGCTCACGGTGACCACGCTCACTACGGTCTTGATCTGGACACGCCAAAAGAAAACGATACCGTAGTATCTACGGACAAAGAGATCGATGTTATTCTTGAGAATGATCAACCGCTTCTGGATGGTGTTAAAATTGACTACCTGTACCTTCCACAAGAAGGATTTGTCATCACGAACCCTTCCAAAGGCAACCACGGCGACCACTAA
- a CDS encoding DUF1450 domain-containing protein: MANDIRVCEKCNHIRLKSIVPKLEKMAPDTEIKIGCKSYCGPCAKRAFVFINGRYISAPTEEEVLAKVAKFVK; encoded by the coding sequence ATGGCTAACGATATCCGCGTATGCGAAAAGTGTAATCATATCAGACTGAAGTCGATTGTACCCAAGCTGGAGAAAATGGCTCCGGATACGGAGATCAAGATTGGGTGCAAATCGTACTGTGGTCCGTGTGCGAAGCGTGCTTTTGTGTTTATCAACGGTCGGTACATTAGTGCGCCGACAGAAGAAGAAGTACTGGCAAAAGTTGCGAAATTCGTGAAGTAA
- a CDS encoding aldo/keto reductase — MTKHITDCTILNNGVTMPWLGFGTYRAKGKEVQQAVETALEVGYRSIDTASVYGNEEEVGQAIASSGIARNELFVTTKLWNEDQGFDSTLRAFEASQKALGLNVIDLYLIHWPGRDQYKETWRAFERLYSEGSVRAIGVSNFQIHHLREIIDEGGTVPAVNQVELHPGLIQQELQDFCGEQGIQLEAWSPIMRGKLNNESTLKGLAQKYGKTPAQIILRWDIQNQIVTIPKSVTPERIRENADIFDFELTPDELRSIDALDSDKRTGPHPDQLFWD, encoded by the coding sequence ATGACCAAACATATTACAGATTGCACGATTCTGAATAATGGGGTAACGATGCCTTGGCTAGGATTTGGAACATATAGAGCAAAGGGTAAGGAAGTGCAGCAAGCGGTTGAGACTGCATTGGAAGTAGGATATCGCAGTATTGATACGGCATCTGTCTACGGGAATGAAGAAGAAGTGGGACAAGCCATAGCAAGCAGTGGGATTGCCCGCAATGAGCTGTTCGTGACCACCAAGCTCTGGAATGAGGATCAGGGTTTTGATTCAACGCTCAGAGCATTTGAGGCCAGTCAGAAGGCACTGGGATTGAATGTCATAGATCTATACTTAATTCACTGGCCGGGAAGAGACCAGTACAAGGAGACGTGGAGAGCATTCGAACGTCTATATAGCGAAGGAAGCGTACGGGCGATTGGTGTGAGCAATTTCCAAATCCATCATTTGCGCGAAATCATAGATGAAGGTGGAACGGTACCTGCGGTCAATCAGGTGGAACTGCATCCAGGTCTGATTCAGCAGGAACTGCAGGATTTCTGCGGGGAACAGGGAATTCAGCTTGAAGCCTGGAGCCCGATCATGCGAGGTAAGCTGAACAATGAATCCACGTTAAAGGGCCTTGCCCAAAAATATGGAAAGACACCGGCACAGATCATTTTGCGATGGGATATTCAAAATCAGATTGTGACCATACCGAAGTCCGTTACACCCGAACGGATTCGTGAGAATGCAGACATTTTTGATTTTGAGTTAACGCCGGATGAACTTAGATCGATTGATGCCTTGGATTCTGATAAGAGAACCGGGCCGCATCCGGATCAACTCTTTTGGGATTGA
- a CDS encoding prenyltransferase, which yields MSNWALFKNMTRLYSVTVMVVPVILGTISAYAMQKEFSFLLFLLTLVGAVSAHIFSNMVNDLWDYRNGTDTQATETEGAISTHSGFLTSGTMTEKKFAAITWGFLVLAGACGLILTIVSGWPILAIALIGALIAYFYVAPPIKFGYRGKGYSEIGIFVSFGILPVLGAYYVQTGEFALAPLLLSLPVGMLTTMLLFNHHFLHWRADREIGKKTLVVMWGEERALRLSKLMTILAYVLLIVSVVFHALPVYGLVAIISVIPMYKVYKSLGKVNPSETYLPLMGASQQSSVLCGLIMCVGLLL from the coding sequence ATGAGTAATTGGGCTTTATTTAAAAATATGACCCGACTGTATTCCGTAACGGTAATGGTTGTTCCAGTAATACTAGGCACCATCTCCGCCTACGCCATGCAGAAAGAATTTAGTTTTCTTTTGTTTTTGCTGACGCTGGTAGGCGCGGTTTCCGCTCATATTTTTTCCAATATGGTAAACGATCTATGGGATTATCGGAACGGTACCGATACCCAAGCAACGGAGACCGAAGGCGCGATTTCGACGCACTCCGGGTTCTTGACTTCGGGAACCATGACCGAGAAGAAATTTGCGGCTATTACCTGGGGATTCCTTGTGCTGGCTGGGGCTTGTGGTCTCATTCTAACGATTGTCAGCGGTTGGCCGATCCTGGCTATTGCACTGATCGGTGCTTTGATCGCTTATTTCTATGTTGCGCCACCAATTAAATTTGGCTATCGCGGAAAAGGCTATAGTGAGATCGGGATATTTGTTTCCTTTGGTATCCTGCCGGTTTTGGGGGCCTACTATGTACAGACAGGAGAGTTTGCGCTTGCGCCGCTGCTGCTGTCCTTGCCGGTTGGCATGCTGACCACCATGCTGCTGTTTAACCATCATTTTCTGCACTGGCGTGCGGATCGTGAAATTGGCAAGAAGACGCTGGTTGTCATGTGGGGGGAAGAGCGAGCGCTTCGCCTATCCAAGCTGATGACGATCCTTGCTTATGTCCTTTTGATCGTAAGTGTGGTGTTCCATGCATTGCCCGTTTATGGTCTTGTCGCGATTATTTCCGTTATCCCCATGTACAAGGTTTACAAATCACTGGGCAAAGTTAATCCGTCCGAGACGTATCTGCCGCTTATGGGAGCTTCCCAGCAATCGTCTGTGCTCTGCGGTCTGATCATGTGCGTAGGGCTTCTGCTTTAA
- a CDS encoding DsbA family oxidoreductase → MIIEIWSDFMCPFCYIGKRRLENVLAQFPHRDEVKLQFKSFELDSHAELNSGKTNAEYLAAKYNMSVEQAKGMNAQMNANARTAGLEYNIDEMIPTNSFSAHRLTHWADTQGKMLELSERLFKAIFIEGKHAGDTDVLIQLAEEVGLDRSTAAEVLASNQFAEQVRADQAEGEQLGIRGVPFFVFDRKFAVSGAQPDDVFRDAIQKAWDERSPFTMVESSTANADAGGVCTDDGCEVPQSDKPSK, encoded by the coding sequence ATGATTATTGAAATATGGTCCGACTTTATGTGTCCTTTCTGTTATATTGGCAAACGCCGTTTGGAAAATGTATTGGCTCAGTTCCCACACCGTGATGAAGTGAAGCTGCAATTCAAAAGCTTCGAGCTGGATTCTCATGCTGAACTGAACAGCGGCAAAACGAACGCGGAATATCTGGCTGCCAAATACAATATGAGCGTGGAACAGGCAAAGGGCATGAATGCTCAAATGAATGCCAATGCCCGTACGGCCGGATTGGAATATAACATTGATGAGATGATTCCAACCAACTCGTTCTCCGCTCACCGCCTGACCCACTGGGCAGATACACAAGGCAAAATGCTTGAACTCAGCGAGCGTTTGTTCAAGGCCATTTTCATAGAAGGCAAACATGCTGGTGACACGGATGTACTGATTCAACTGGCCGAGGAAGTGGGTCTCGATCGCAGCACCGCTGCCGAGGTGTTGGCCAGCAATCAATTCGCGGAGCAGGTTCGTGCAGATCAGGCTGAAGGCGAGCAATTAGGCATTCGCGGCGTGCCATTCTTCGTATTCGACCGAAAATTCGCGGTATCAGGCGCGCAGCCGGACGACGTGTTCCGGGATGCCATTCAGAAGGCGTGGGATGAACGCTCCCCTTTCACCATGGTTGAATCCAGCACAGCTAACGCAGATGCCGGCGGTGTATGCACTGATGATGGATGCGAAGTACCGCAATCCGATAAACCATCCAAATAA
- a CDS encoding cytidine deaminase, with product MTIQSEPLSIEQKLYDEAANFVKHRYPQGWGGAAVVYTAAGSLLISVAPEVINDATHLCMETGAYLEAHKLNERVTHSICVARDDEHSEFKVLTPCGVCQERLFFWGEDVKAAVYDPDGRLIYKRLDEIQPYHWSQAYRDK from the coding sequence ATGACAATTCAATCAGAACCCTTATCCATTGAACAAAAATTATATGATGAAGCAGCGAATTTTGTGAAGCATCGCTACCCTCAGGGTTGGGGTGGCGCAGCAGTAGTTTATACCGCAGCGGGTTCGCTGTTAATCAGCGTTGCTCCAGAAGTGATCAATGATGCCACACACCTGTGCATGGAGACGGGCGCCTACCTCGAAGCACATAAACTAAACGAGAGAGTTACTCACTCCATCTGCGTGGCACGAGATGACGAACATTCGGAATTCAAAGTTCTCACTCCTTGCGGGGTGTGTCAGGAACGTTTATTTTTCTGGGGTGAAGATGTCAAAGCCGCTGTATATGACCCGGATGGAAGGTTAATTTATAAAAGACTAGACGAAATCCAGCCTTACCACTGGTCCCAGGCATACCGGGATAAATAA
- a CDS encoding LTA synthase family protein, protein MVISQPTRSMTPRRLLNHPLTLYLIFLVLMLLKLMWLHHNLHAYNITMGLLDKVIAIGSLLLLSFWTWWLPRRGMILSLVVLNLLLTALIYADMVYYRYFQDFLTIPVLMQARQVDALGDSIATLIHASDLWFFADWLAIIPYGAILLFSRRNRISHLSTTSNRLGDYSHYRGKKRGMRRLTAGGIALVLGLCLAVGPIYFYSKTWAKGLFDNNWWNVSMYNVTGLLAFHGYDLYNYAKDHIGSGPEADPADVEQAKSFFADRQNNASSENALFGKYKDSNLIIVQGEAFMNFMIGQSIGGQEITPHFNELMKESQYYSHFYHQTGQGRTSDADFGANISLHPLPVGSAFVRYADHAYDSLPSILKDNGYSTNVFHAYESGFWNRYTMYQNMNYDKFYSKNDFEQDDPLGWSLSDESFFRQSVQKMDSEVTEPFYSFLITLSSHHPYALPQDKQQLDVGEFEGTMFGDYLQSVHYVDSALGSMVEDLKNRGLWDKTIFMFYGDHDNSIKEQAQYEQFLGRSLNELDMEQIMNEVPLLVHLPDGAEAGTIDQPAGQLDITPSALHLLGIPDEYYHMGNDIYDGSTRTVVLRSGAFTDGSVFYIPSDDYIYENGSCYDLSTRNKTNISACNSGHDEASKRLHVSDTVITYDLIRQFREENSAEPAS, encoded by the coding sequence ATGGTCATCTCACAGCCTACACGCAGCATGACGCCGCGTAGGCTTCTTAATCATCCGCTTACGTTATATCTCATTTTTCTAGTGCTGATGCTGCTGAAACTCATGTGGCTTCATCACAACCTGCATGCCTATAACATCACCATGGGTCTTCTGGATAAAGTCATTGCGATTGGCTCTTTGCTGCTCCTGTCCTTCTGGACCTGGTGGTTGCCTAGACGGGGCATGATCTTATCTCTTGTCGTGCTCAATCTGCTCCTCACAGCGCTGATCTATGCCGATATGGTTTATTATCGATACTTTCAGGACTTTCTAACGATCCCTGTGTTAATGCAGGCCAGACAAGTTGACGCTCTGGGTGACAGCATTGCTACGCTCATACACGCCAGTGACTTGTGGTTCTTCGCAGACTGGCTTGCCATCATTCCGTATGGGGCCATCCTGCTATTCAGCAGGCGAAATCGTATCTCCCATTTGTCTACAACCAGTAACAGGTTGGGGGATTACTCCCATTACCGCGGCAAGAAAAGAGGCATGCGCAGACTCACTGCAGGCGGCATCGCCTTGGTGCTTGGACTATGTCTTGCGGTGGGGCCAATCTATTTTTACAGTAAAACGTGGGCCAAAGGGCTGTTCGACAATAATTGGTGGAACGTCTCCATGTACAACGTGACTGGGCTTCTCGCTTTCCATGGATATGATCTGTACAACTATGCAAAAGACCATATCGGTTCCGGCCCTGAAGCCGATCCTGCAGATGTCGAGCAAGCCAAATCCTTTTTTGCTGACAGACAGAATAACGCTTCTAGTGAAAATGCCCTGTTTGGCAAGTACAAGGATAGTAATCTCATCATCGTTCAAGGAGAAGCCTTCATGAATTTCATGATCGGGCAAAGTATCGGTGGTCAGGAAATCACGCCGCATTTTAACGAACTGATGAAGGAAAGCCAATATTACAGTCATTTTTATCACCAAACAGGTCAGGGCAGAACATCGGATGCCGATTTTGGAGCCAATATCTCACTCCACCCACTGCCTGTAGGATCAGCATTTGTTCGTTACGCTGACCACGCGTATGATTCTTTGCCTTCAATACTGAAGGACAATGGTTACAGCACCAATGTATTTCATGCGTACGAGAGCGGATTTTGGAACCGTTATACGATGTATCAGAACATGAACTATGACAAATTTTACAGCAAAAATGATTTTGAACAGGATGATCCGCTGGGCTGGTCCTTGTCCGATGAGTCTTTTTTCCGACAATCCGTTCAGAAGATGGACAGCGAGGTGACCGAGCCGTTCTATTCCTTCCTCATCACACTCAGCAGTCATCATCCATACGCACTTCCGCAGGATAAACAGCAGCTGGATGTAGGTGAGTTCGAGGGCACGATGTTTGGTGATTATCTGCAATCCGTTCATTATGTAGATTCCGCACTGGGCAGTATGGTGGAGGATCTGAAGAACCGGGGATTATGGGATAAAACCATCTTCATGTTCTATGGGGATCACGATAATTCGATCAAAGAACAAGCCCAGTATGAGCAGTTCCTTGGACGCTCCCTGAATGAACTGGATATGGAACAAATCATGAATGAGGTCCCGCTGCTGGTTCATCTGCCGGACGGAGCCGAGGCAGGAACCATAGACCAACCTGCTGGACAACTGGATATCACTCCATCGGCGCTTCATTTGCTCGGCATCCCAGATGAATATTATCACATGGGGAATGACATCTATGACGGATCAACCCGAACCGTTGTATTGCGAAGCGGTGCATTCACTGACGGTTCTGTATTTTATATCCCTTCAGACGATTATATTTACGAGAACGGTTCATGTTATGATCTGTCCACCCGCAACAAGACAAACATCAGTGCGTGCAATTCAGGACATGATGAAGCTTCGAAGAGATTGCATGTGTCCGATACCGTCATCACGTATGACCTGATCCGGCAATTCCGTGAAGAAAACAGCGCAGAACCTGCTTCCTAG
- a CDS encoding THUMP domain-containing class I SAM-dependent RNA methyltransferase — protein MAQLQLIATSAMGLEAVVARELKQLGYEDVTVENGRVVFTGDYIDICRCNLWLRSSDRVLIKMGEFPATTFDELFEGTKALPWEEWIPANGEFPVEGRSHKSQLSSVPASQGIVKKAIVEKLKLTHNTEWFPENGARYVIEVILLNDRALLTLDTTGPGLHKRGYRKLVTEAPLKETLAAALIQLSRWNVSRPFYDPCCGSGTMLIEAAMIGWNIAPGLRRSFNSENWDVIPKELWEQAREEAFDAVRDDVPLQISGSDIDPEAIEVAQAAIKSAGFAKDIEVSVLPAHRARPQGQYGVIITNPPYGERLSEEKDVLKLIRSLGRSYLEMPTWSFFAITSTKSFEEAFGRKADKRRKLFNGRIETQYYQYLGPLPPRNSSPKQ, from the coding sequence ATGGCTCAATTGCAATTAATTGCGACCTCAGCAATGGGACTTGAGGCTGTTGTAGCTCGGGAATTGAAACAGCTGGGGTATGAGGATGTTACGGTCGAGAACGGCCGGGTTGTATTTACTGGAGATTATATTGATATTTGCCGCTGTAACTTGTGGCTGAGAAGTTCTGACCGTGTCCTTATCAAGATGGGTGAATTCCCAGCAACCACATTTGACGAATTGTTTGAAGGTACCAAGGCACTCCCTTGGGAAGAATGGATCCCTGCGAACGGCGAATTCCCTGTCGAAGGCCGCTCCCACAAATCCCAACTGAGCAGCGTTCCTGCCTCTCAGGGTATCGTGAAAAAAGCGATCGTTGAGAAGCTGAAGCTGACGCATAACACCGAATGGTTCCCCGAGAACGGAGCTCGTTATGTCATTGAAGTGATTTTGCTGAATGACCGCGCCCTGCTTACACTCGACACGACTGGACCAGGACTTCACAAACGGGGTTATCGTAAACTCGTGACTGAGGCTCCGCTGAAAGAAACACTCGCTGCAGCGCTTATCCAGCTCAGCCGTTGGAACGTATCCCGCCCCTTCTATGATCCGTGCTGCGGTTCGGGCACCATGCTGATTGAAGCAGCCATGATCGGGTGGAACATCGCACCGGGACTGCGCCGCTCCTTCAACTCCGAGAATTGGGATGTCATCCCTAAAGAACTGTGGGAACAGGCTCGTGAGGAGGCATTTGATGCGGTTCGTGACGACGTTCCATTGCAGATTTCGGGTAGTGATATTGACCCTGAAGCGATCGAGGTAGCGCAGGCAGCGATCAAGAGTGCGGGATTTGCGAAGGATATTGAAGTCAGCGTACTGCCTGCACACCGGGCAAGACCTCAAGGGCAGTATGGTGTAATTATCACCAATCCGCCATATGGTGAACGCCTGAGCGAAGAGAAGGACGTCTTGAAGCTGATCCGCTCCTTAGGCCGCAGTTATCTCGAGATGCCGACTTGGTCCTTTTTTGCCATCACTTCAACCAAATCCTTCGAAGAAGCTTTTGGCCGTAAAGCGGATAAACGCCGCAAACTGTTTAACGGACGCATTGAGACCCAGTACTATCAGTACTTGGGACCATTACCTCCGCGGAATTCATCACCGAAACAGTAA
- a CDS encoding O-methyltransferase, whose product MNLTPDEYVNQLFQEDELLLKVKEAIRSNNMPEVSVAPAYGRLLTFLAKTSKAEAVLEIGVLGGYSGICLARGMREGGTLTSLELKEEYAAMARGHLEEGGFGEKVEYRIGPAADSLKQLEQEGRTFDFFFIDADKENYPVYLDYAIKLARPGAVIVGDNCFLRGRTLNPDKQGPAVLAVRRFNEQIASDPRLVTTMLPDYDGLALAWVK is encoded by the coding sequence GTGAATCTTACCCCTGACGAATATGTAAATCAATTATTTCAAGAGGATGAGCTGTTATTAAAGGTAAAAGAGGCCATCCGTTCAAACAACATGCCGGAGGTGTCGGTTGCACCGGCTTATGGCCGTTTGCTTACGTTTCTCGCCAAGACATCAAAGGCAGAGGCTGTGCTGGAAATCGGCGTATTGGGCGGATACAGCGGAATTTGCCTTGCTCGCGGTATGAGGGAAGGGGGAACGCTGACGTCGCTGGAATTGAAAGAAGAATACGCGGCGATGGCTCGTGGGCATCTGGAGGAAGGTGGCTTCGGCGAAAAGGTAGAGTATCGCATTGGCCCGGCGGCAGACAGCCTGAAGCAATTGGAACAGGAAGGTCGCACATTCGATTTTTTCTTTATTGACGCAGATAAGGAAAATTATCCGGTATATCTCGATTATGCCATTAAGCTGGCCCGGCCGGGTGCTGTCATTGTAGGTGATAATTGTTTCCTGCGTGGTCGTACGCTGAATCCGGACAAGCAGGGTCCTGCTGTGCTTGCAGTGCGTCGTTTCAATGAGCAGATAGCGAGTGACCCGCGCCTTGTCACCACCATGCTGCCGGATTATGATGGCTTGGCGCTGGCTTGGGTGAAGTAA
- a CDS encoding asparaginase yields the protein MSKHSNLRPWAVWSTAALTALTISLSPVGTYAAQAATVEVSGTTSAVQSTSPTTPARNTSIPALPQSSKQSALPNVLVIGTGGTIAGQSEDATSFQNYKAGTLPIEEMVDALPDKQKIADVSTLQFGNSGSGSYTMADLYDLSLTVDKALAQYDSVVVTTGTDTMEEIAYFLDMTVQSDKPVVITGSMRPWTVIGSDAQANLYNAIKLAGSGRTTSFGTVLMLNDTIQLARGVTKTNDYRTDTFETPMLGAVGYIDEENIRIYRAPARALKPEGTAKPAFDLSKITKADLAKVEIAISYQEAGGEAIEGFVRGGAKGIVTSGTGAGGISRAMGQARTKAIEEGVIFVTTTRTGSGSVYGGGNGVIAGDNLSPQQARILLMLGLSFSDDFDTIKKWFETYGTPEV from the coding sequence ATGAGTAAACATTCAAATCTTCGTCCCTGGGCTGTATGGAGTACTGCCGCTTTAACCGCTCTGACCATCTCTTTGTCCCCGGTCGGAACCTATGCCGCTCAAGCAGCTACTGTTGAAGTGAGCGGAACAACCAGTGCGGTACAGTCCACTTCACCTACTACTCCAGCACGGAATACGTCCATTCCCGCCTTGCCTCAATCCTCCAAACAATCTGCATTACCTAATGTACTTGTCATTGGAACAGGCGGAACGATTGCAGGTCAATCCGAGGATGCGACCAGCTTCCAAAATTACAAGGCAGGCACACTCCCCATTGAAGAAATGGTTGATGCGCTTCCCGACAAACAGAAGATAGCAGATGTTAGCACACTTCAATTCGGCAACTCAGGTTCTGGTTCATATACAATGGCAGATCTATACGATCTATCCCTTACCGTAGATAAGGCACTTGCACAGTATGACAGTGTCGTGGTTACGACAGGGACGGATACCATGGAGGAGATCGCTTATTTCCTTGACATGACGGTGCAGAGCGATAAGCCTGTGGTCATTACCGGCTCCATGCGACCTTGGACTGTTATCGGTTCAGATGCCCAAGCGAACCTGTACAATGCCATCAAACTTGCGGGCAGCGGGCGTACTACCTCGTTCGGAACGGTATTGATGCTGAACGATACGATTCAGCTTGCACGTGGTGTAACCAAAACGAATGACTATCGTACGGATACTTTTGAGACACCAATGCTCGGTGCTGTTGGTTACATCGATGAAGAGAATATCCGAATCTACCGCGCTCCGGCACGTGCACTGAAGCCTGAAGGCACAGCCAAGCCGGCATTCGATCTGAGCAAGATTACGAAGGCTGACCTGGCGAAAGTTGAAATTGCCATCTCCTATCAGGAAGCTGGAGGGGAAGCGATCGAAGGTTTCGTACGTGGCGGAGCCAAAGGGATCGTAACCTCCGGTACCGGAGCAGGCGGTATTTCCAGAGCAATGGGACAAGCCCGTACAAAAGCTATTGAAGAGGGCGTCATCTTCGTAACCACGACCCGTACAGGTTCAGGAAGCGTATATGGCGGCGGCAACGGCGTCATTGCCGGGGACAACCTCAGCCCTCAACAGGCACGTATTTTGCTCATGCTCGGCCTGTCATTCAGTGATGATTTTGACACCATCAAAAAATGGTTTGAAACATACGGCACACCTGAAGTTTAA